In the genome of Lathyrus oleraceus cultivar Zhongwan6 chromosome 4, CAAS_Psat_ZW6_1.0, whole genome shotgun sequence, the window CTAAATTTGAAAGAGGCTAAACTTTGAACTTACCATTAAAGTTTTCTTCCTCTTTTCGATTCAGCTTTCATTCCTTCGTTCCTAGTCTTCGTTCCTACCTTCTAAATCATTCCCAACTCTCCAACTTGCGGTTCTTCCTTCGTTTTATTCAAAGAGTTAGAGAGTATCAAACATATCGCTAAAAAAATTCAAATAGTAAGAAAGTATCAAACATTTTATTACAAAAATAGAACAAATGAAGCAAAAGAAACCTCAGTCCTTTTAAGTATTTCACCTCAATATTATTTATTCACATATGCAAATACTAATCCACCTAAGTGACATCTCGCATCTTCCATTGACTTTGACTAACACATTTGAATTTAAGAACAAACATGGCcctatttaattaattaaaggattaaaaaatatttatttagTTAAGATGTCAAAATTGACAAAAAAAAATATAGAATAAAAAAGAATATTACACCTTTAATAAaatttataatatatatattttatttcttaATCCATGTATAAAAATCTTAAAAATAGAGATAATGAGTATATACATCAAGATATCAACATTAATGTTATTATTCTAACATGTGGTAAATAAATGAAAAAAcaataaaattttattaaaagAATATTATAATCTTTCTTAAGATTAAAATATATGTAAAATGTATCTAattcaaaatcaagattaaatacattaatttttcaaattatttttttcttcatattcTTAATATGTAtttagtatatatatatatatatatatatatatatatatatatatatatatatatatatatatatatatattatatatatatatatatatatatattaatattatatatatatatatatatattatatatatatatattatatatatatatatataatatatatatatatattttctttttATATTTACTACAATTTAAATTTCTATATATTTACAACAATTAATCATTTAAGATATTTTTTTTCATATTCTTTGACTAGAAAATtatataatataattttaatGTCCTACATGTGATGTTGTAGATAAAACtgtttgaaaaaaaattatttatatgttattaattaaattaaaaaattaataatttttaaaagctgaatttacaaaaaaaaaaaattcttacAATCTCAGTTTTGTGTAAATAAGTTAAAATTTAAACTTTTATTGTTTATTAATAGCTGATTTTATTGTttatcaaaattaaattaaatggtACTCCTTAtcattattataaataatttttttaatctATATTCTAGACGAATTGAAATTTCAACCGGAGAATACGCACATGCAATCTTCTTCAGTCCTTACAAGGAAAAATTTGAATTGAGAAGCAAGAGCAACAATAATTTCAACTTGTCTTAAAGAGGTATTAAATATTATAAGAAAgtaaaaaaaaggaaaaagaaaaagaaagctCTAATTTCATAGCAGTaaactaaaagaaaaaaaatctgAATTACCACacaaataaagaaaaaaataaaaaaaaaagttgATTTAATTAACTTTACAGAACTTGCAAGTCACTTCCTctattaaataattattaaacACATGTATCTATATGCATGAAAAAAGATGCTCCATTCTTTAATTAATTACGATTTTGCCATTGGTGTTACTCCTCAAAACCCCACCATCACTCACACCTCTCTCTCAGACACAATTCTCATTTCTCTCTTCTCAAAAACGGTGCGTTTTACTCTCACTCCAAAATCACACGTCACTTTCTTCTCTATACCGTAACTGTACTTGAAATTGAAATGGAAGCACCGGATTACTTTGTCGGTGGATACTACGGTGCCGGAGTCGACCAATTCTCACCGGAGAAACGTCACGGTTACAGTGATCAGAAGCCCTGTGAGCCTTTTGCTATTGATGACCTGCTTGATTTCTCCAATGCTGACGCTATTATGTCTGATGGTTTCTTCGACAGTAATGTCGCCGGAAATTCCACCGACTCTTCCACTCTTACCGCAATTGATAGCTGTAACTCTTCAGGCTCCGCCGGTGATAACCGCTTTGCAGCCACAATTGTTCCCTGTGGTTTCGCCGGTGATGTTCAGCTAACCGGAGAACTCTGTGTTCCGGTAATTAATTCACAATTTCCCAGCATTTGAATAACTTGAATTACTTAATGCCACTAATTCAGCTTAAATTAACCGTAATTGAAAGAACAATTTCGATTTCAATTGTTGATTATGAAACTGAATTTTCATTTTGCGTGATTTTTTGTTCTTGAACAGTACGACGAAATGGCGGAATTGGAATGGCTTTCGAATTTCGTGGAAGATTCATACTCCGCGGAGGAAGAATTGAAAACACTGCAACTTCTCTCCGGTGCCGGCGCGGTTAAACCACAGACACCGGAGTCGTCCTCTTCCACCGACACGCTTCCTCCGTTTTCCGCTGATGAAACCTTACGCAACGCTTCATTTCTCCGGCCGGAAACACCTCTCCCTGGGAAAGCACGGAGCAAACGCTCACGCGCGGCTCCAGGAGACTGGTCCACGCGCCTACTTCATCTCCCCGACGCGCCAGTTTCTCAGATGAAGATTATGCCGGTGAAGAAGCGCGAGGATCCGAATGCAGAATGCTCGGGGAGAAAATGTCTGCATTGCGGTACCGACAAGACGCCGCAGTGGCGAACCGGACCGATGGGACCAAAAACGCTATGCAATGCTTGCGGTGTGAGGTTTAAGTCCGGTAGGTTGGTCCCGGAGTATCGACCGGCGGCGAGTCCAACTTTCGTTTCGGCGAAGCATTCGAATTCGCATAGGAAAGTTCTGGAACTGAGGAGACAGAAAGAGATGCAAAGATCACAGCATCAACAAATTCTAACTCACAGTTCAATTTTCGGCGTATCCAACGGTGGAGATgatttcatcaattatcatcatcatcattgtgGGCCAGAGTTTAGGCACGTTATCTAGTGAGTGCTAGTGTAGCATAGTTTAATTTAGGGTGCAGTTCTTTCTAAGTTTAAAGTTTAAACTATCTTTCGCTTTCGCACTCTTTTTTGTCTTATAAAAATTTGAATTGTAGCTTTTTTTTATTTCATaattattttctcttttttcctttAATTTGGAGAAGAAAAATGTAGAATTAAGGTGAGGGGATAAAATAGGGAAGAGCAAAAGAGCTTCATTTGGTTGTAGTATTTACTCTTTATTATTTTCCTTGCCGAATTTGGCAAATTTAGAATTAAAAAATCTTCTTTATTTTGGGAAAATAAGGACAATAataattgaatttttttatgtttgaattgccatttattttcttttaataaTTTAGTATATGATCTTCAGAATCAGAGTTATTGAAAGGAACACTAGATTCTAAACATTCATCAATAAactaatttttaaaatatttgcAAGAATTACTTAGATAATAAATATTTTAGATTTTTTACATCATCAATTACTTTTCCCCTTCGTTTTATAAACACGTTATCTTTTCACATAGGGTAAGAAAAATCTATTAAATTAATGTCTTCATTTTATAGGTAAATTTTCTTAAAATGTGAATAATGTCTTAatgtattttttaaaataaaattattcaATTCATAAATATCAATACAATAAATTTATTGTTGTTGTTAGGGATTCAACCTTAGTGTGGCAAATTATATTCATTTAACTCTATTATTATATTTCATCCATTTAATATActaatttatttatattttattttttaaaaatattttttgactaattttttatttataagtattttaaaataattaaattggTAGTATTAATAAGAATCAGATttgtaaaaaataaaaaaaaagtatatttaAGAACAATAAAATTCTTCAAAGGAGACTAAACATCTACTAATATTACATTGAGTGTAAAACTTCATTTTATAACAAAAAATCAatatcaatttacattaaaaGAACACATAAAAGAAAACAAGTgaatagaaaaaaaaaacaaagtgAAGAAAATGACACATCATAGTTCTTTTTTGTTATACAATTCAATTCATTAGGTTTATAACTAGTGGATAACAACTTTCACAACAACCTATGGGCCATTATAAATAAATACATGGAACCCAGATTTCATCAATGTAATATTGGATAACTATTAGCATTTGGTCAATTAGTAATCATGAAACATTGTGTTGATTTTTTGCCTTATCAAAAAAGTTGTAACTACTCTCAAGTCTCTATCATCATTTCAATAATCTCTCGGATTCATGTGATTCAATTCTACTCAATTTTATATAgtacttttttttttttactttcaCTCGATATTGTTACTTGGTAAGCTTTAACAGACAAAGTGCATATGAATGTGAACAACTGAACATGATGTAGCAATTTTTACGACCAAAGAAACAATCTTTGTGGGCAAGAACCCAAATTGGTGGGAAATAGTGAAGAATTAAGTTGCATGAATTTCAGTGAAATAATGAAAAATTAATAACATTATTTTTATGGTGATGAATTAGCCAGATACACATCGTCCTGTGTACGTACTATACCATGTACATGGAAGTGCGTTAAAGGAAAGCGATGAATGAAAGAATGAAATTATGAAAAGAACGTGGGAGGGAGTAAAATAATTAGAAGAAAAAAGGGTAGTTACTTAGCTTGCAAAATGGTGCAGCAAAGTCATGTGAGTTGAGTTGTGAAGAGAGTGTTAAATAAACAAAGAATTAGGTGCACAACGAGGGGTGATATAACTGTCTACCTCATCCTAGACATTTCCTCTTCTATGGGCTCCACTATTTCATTCTATATACATTCACACTATTCATAGTGTTTAATTATCTATGTAATTGAGATATGTAATCAAAGTCAATCTATCACTAATTCAAGCTTTTTATCATTATAATGTTATATATTTGAGTTTTACATGGTCAAAGTTTTTCTATTGTGAAGTTTATATATTGTGAAAAATCAAACGTAATATTTCAACACAAAAAGAAAATGTATGGGAGGAAGAATAGTTACCAACCAAtactaattaattttaattaataacCATCCTATTAATTAAGTGTATCCAGATGACAAACTAACTGATAATAGAATAAATAGTTAATATATATTCTCTTTTCTGTCATAAGTCATTTTTGAAAAATCTCTAGATAGAAAAAGGTTTGATGAATTCCGCTAACCTTTGAAGATTCTCTTATTTTTCATCTTCGTAGGGTCAACTCATAAAAAATGGTGATGTGACACTAtttttttatagttttttcaTTTAATCCAATTTCCACGTGTGTATTTCAGTCGATGAGATGACACAAATGTTcccaaataaaaataaaatcaaagggTGTGTTGAAAATTAAACTCATGTAAAATCAAAGTGAGATCGAAGACAAGAAAGAACTTGAAGAAACTCGTCGACGTAACACCACAATCACTGCCGCCAACACCACCAC includes:
- the LOC127076493 gene encoding GATA transcription factor 9, with the translated sequence MEAPDYFVGGYYGAGVDQFSPEKRHGYSDQKPCEPFAIDDLLDFSNADAIMSDGFFDSNVAGNSTDSSTLTAIDSCNSSGSAGDNRFAATIVPCGFAGDVQLTGELCVPYDEMAELEWLSNFVEDSYSAEEELKTLQLLSGAGAVKPQTPESSSSTDTLPPFSADETLRNASFLRPETPLPGKARSKRSRAAPGDWSTRLLHLPDAPVSQMKIMPVKKREDPNAECSGRKCLHCGTDKTPQWRTGPMGPKTLCNACGVRFKSGRLVPEYRPAASPTFVSAKHSNSHRKVLELRRQKEMQRSQHQQILTHSSIFGVSNGGDDFINYHHHHCGPEFRHVI